The following are from one region of the Jeongeupia sp. USM3 genome:
- the queG gene encoding tRNA epoxyqueuosine(34) reductase QueG, with protein sequence MHMDLDKGLDVRELAASIKAWGQALGFARVAITGTDLSHAEPGLQAWLDAGFHGEMDYMARHGLKRARPAELVPGTKTVVSVFLPYRPPGVSSSEAVLADGEKAHVSRYALGRDYHKVLRNRLQKLADRIGAEIGPFGHRVFVDSAPVLEVELATQAGLGWRGKHTLLINRDYGSYFFLGELFTDLALPLDPPEENEHCGRCTKCLVACPTQAIVAPYTVDARRCISYLTIELHGAIPEEFRPMIGNRVYGCDDCQLCCPWNRFAVDTAEPDFHVRHGLDDVTLVELFAWTEDDFREKLAGSPIYRIGYARWLRNLAVGLGNAPSSPAVLAALASRADDGNALVREHVGWALSRHAALQNGP encoded by the coding sequence ATGCATATGGATCTCGACAAGGGTCTCGACGTACGGGAACTGGCGGCCTCGATCAAGGCGTGGGGGCAGGCGCTCGGTTTCGCCAGGGTGGCGATTACCGGTACCGACCTTTCGCACGCCGAGCCGGGCCTGCAGGCGTGGCTGGATGCCGGTTTTCACGGCGAGATGGATTATATGGCACGGCATGGGCTAAAGCGTGCCCGGCCTGCCGAGCTCGTGCCCGGCACTAAAACCGTTGTCAGCGTCTTCCTGCCCTACCGGCCGCCCGGCGTGTCGTCGAGCGAGGCGGTGCTGGCCGACGGAGAAAAGGCGCACGTCTCGCGCTACGCACTCGGGCGCGACTACCACAAGGTGCTGCGCAACAGGCTGCAGAAGCTGGCCGACCGGATCGGTGCCGAGATCGGTCCGTTCGGGCACCGGGTGTTCGTCGATTCGGCGCCGGTGCTCGAGGTCGAGCTGGCGACGCAGGCGGGGCTGGGCTGGCGCGGCAAGCACACCTTGCTGATCAACCGCGACTACGGCTCGTACTTCTTTCTCGGCGAGCTGTTCACCGACCTGGCGTTGCCGCTCGATCCGCCCGAGGAGAACGAACATTGCGGCCGTTGCACCAAGTGCCTGGTCGCCTGTCCGACGCAGGCCATCGTTGCGCCGTATACCGTCGATGCGCGCCGCTGCATCTCCTACCTGACGATCGAGCTGCACGGCGCGATTCCAGAGGAATTCCGGCCGATGATCGGCAACCGCGTCTACGGCTGCGACGACTGCCAGCTCTGCTGCCCGTGGAACCGCTTTGCCGTCGATACGGCCGAGCCCGATTTCCATGTCCGCCACGGCCTCGACGACGTGACGCTGGTCGAGCTGTTCGCGTGGACCGAGGACGATTTCAGGGAAAAGCTCGCCGGCAGCCCGATCTACCGGATCGGCTATGCGCGCTGGCTGCGCAACCTCGCGGTCGGCCTCGGCAACGCGCCGTCGAGTCCGGCGGTGCTCGCCGCGCTCGCGTCGCGCGCCGATGACGGGAACGCGCTGGTGCGCGAACACGTCGGCTGGGCGCTGTCGCGTCACGCTGCACTGCAAAATGGGCCATGA
- the tsaE gene encoding tRNA (adenosine(37)-N6)-threonylcarbamoyltransferase complex ATPase subunit type 1 TsaE, with amino-acid sequence MHSTDDTAFTLFLADEAGTLAMGGRLAAALVPGLVIFLEGDLGAGKTTLTRGILRGLGFEGRVKSPTYTLVEPYTVSNLYLYHFDLYRFSDPSEWEDAGFRDYFNRDSVCLIEWADKAEGLLPAPDWLIQLAPEAEGRRLTLTAKTKNGTQCLARLIR; translated from the coding sequence ATGCATAGCACCGATGATACCGCCTTCACGCTCTTCCTCGCCGACGAGGCCGGGACGCTCGCGATGGGCGGACGGCTGGCCGCGGCGCTCGTGCCGGGCCTGGTGATCTTCCTCGAAGGCGACCTCGGCGCCGGCAAGACCACGCTGACGCGCGGCATCCTGCGCGGCCTCGGTTTCGAAGGCCGGGTGAAAAGTCCGACCTATACGCTGGTTGAACCTTATACAGTTTCGAACTTATACTTGTATCACTTTGATTTATATCGCTTTAGCGATCCATCCGAATGGGAAGACGCCGGCTTCCGCGATTACTTCAATCGTGACAGCGTCTGCCTGATCGAATGGGCCGACAAGGCCGAAGGGCTGCTCCCGGCACCGGACTGGCTGATCCAGCTCGCCCCCGAAGCCGAAGGCCGCCGCCTGACCCTGACCGCCAAGACCAAGAACGGAACGCAATGCCTGGCCAGACTCATCCGCTGA
- a CDS encoding N-acetylmuramoyl-L-alanine amidase, with amino-acid sequence MPGQTHPLIPDAHRRTVLRAAVTTLLLSVIPKGFASTDSRVVAVRVWPAQAYTRITIESTAPLTFKQFSLKDPERLVVDLDGIDLNGELQTLAGKVAGDDPYIQQLRAARNKPGTVRLVLDLKSEVKPQVFTLAPVGEYQHRLVIDLYPAVQNDPLLAFLDDQTAPPAPAAKQPDPPKQVEQPSRTVDRKDLKIDRLVTVVLDPGHGGEDPGAIGPQGNHEKTVVLSIAKKVKALLEAEPNMRVVMTRDGDFFVPLGVRVKKARAVQADLFMSIHADAFIKPDANGSSVFVLSDRGASSTAAKWLAQTQNDADLIGGVKIANVKDAHLAKTLMDLTQTATLNDSMKFGNAMLGQLKQINRLHKNSVEQAGFAVLKAPDIPSILIETAFISNPAEEQKLIDDAYQQKMAQSIVNGIKAYFAKNPPLSRTKLAQA; translated from the coding sequence ATGCCTGGCCAGACTCATCCGCTGATTCCCGATGCCCACCGCCGTACCGTGCTGCGCGCGGCGGTCACCACCCTGCTGCTGTCGGTGATCCCGAAAGGCTTCGCCTCGACCGATTCGCGCGTCGTCGCCGTGCGCGTCTGGCCGGCGCAGGCGTATACGCGGATCACGATCGAATCGACCGCGCCGCTGACGTTCAAGCAGTTCTCGCTGAAAGACCCCGAGCGCCTCGTCGTCGACCTCGACGGCATCGACCTGAACGGCGAGCTGCAGACGCTGGCCGGCAAGGTCGCCGGCGACGACCCGTACATCCAGCAACTGCGCGCCGCGCGCAACAAACCCGGCACGGTGCGGCTGGTGCTCGACCTGAAGAGCGAGGTCAAGCCGCAGGTGTTCACGCTCGCACCGGTCGGCGAATACCAGCACCGGCTGGTGATCGACCTGTACCCGGCCGTGCAGAACGATCCGCTGCTCGCCTTCCTCGACGACCAGACCGCGCCGCCGGCGCCGGCGGCCAAGCAGCCCGACCCGCCCAAACAGGTCGAGCAGCCGTCCAGGACCGTCGACCGCAAGGACCTGAAGATCGACCGGCTGGTCACCGTGGTGCTCGACCCCGGCCACGGCGGCGAAGACCCCGGCGCGATCGGCCCGCAGGGCAACCATGAAAAGACCGTGGTGCTGTCGATCGCCAAAAAGGTCAAGGCGCTGCTCGAGGCCGAGCCGAACATGCGCGTGGTGATGACGCGCGACGGCGACTTCTTCGTGCCGCTCGGCGTCCGGGTCAAGAAGGCCCGCGCGGTACAGGCCGACCTGTTCATGTCGATCCACGCCGATGCCTTCATCAAGCCAGACGCCAACGGCTCGTCGGTGTTCGTGCTGTCCGACCGCGGCGCGTCGAGCACCGCGGCCAAGTGGCTCGCGCAGACGCAGAACGACGCCGACCTGATCGGCGGGGTGAAGATCGCCAACGTCAAGGACGCCCACCTCGCCAAGACGCTGATGGACCTGACGCAGACCGCGACGCTGAACGACAGCATGAAGTTCGGCAACGCCATGCTCGGCCAGCTCAAGCAGATCAACCGGCTGCACAAGAACAGCGTCGAGCAGGCCGGTTTCGCCGTGCTCAAGGCGCCCGACATCCCGTCGATCCTGATCGAGACGGCGTTCATCTCGAATCCGGCCGAAGAGCAGAAGCTGATCGACGACGCCTACCAGCAGAAAATGGCCCAGAGCATCGTCAACGGCATCAAGGCGTATTTCGCCAAGAACCCGCCGCTGTCGCGGACCAAGCTCGCGCAAGCCTGA
- a CDS encoding M48 family metallopeptidase: MPAIPATLFAEIEALSDAGDALYEAGDYAQAIARYKAGYALVPAPKEEWEIGTSLLIAIGDTQFAAGDFARAVETLTAASFTPAGMGNPFVHLRLGQALFETGALDLAAESLQRIRGHGDDSIFDDEDPKYLAFLQSRTPN, translated from the coding sequence ATGCCCGCCATTCCCGCCACACTGTTCGCCGAGATCGAAGCGCTGTCCGACGCCGGCGACGCGCTGTACGAGGCCGGCGATTACGCGCAGGCCATTGCCAGATACAAGGCGGGCTACGCGCTGGTGCCGGCGCCGAAGGAAGAGTGGGAGATCGGTACCAGCCTGCTGATCGCGATCGGCGACACGCAGTTCGCCGCCGGCGACTTCGCCAGGGCGGTCGAGACGCTGACCGCGGCCTCGTTCACGCCGGCCGGCATGGGCAACCCCTTCGTCCACCTGCGCCTTGGCCAAGCCCTGTTCGAAACCGGCGCGCTCGACCTCGCCGCGGAATCGCTGCAGCGCATCCGTGGCCACGGCGACGACAGCATTTTCGACGACGAAGACCCGAAGTACCTCGCCTTCCTGCAATCGCGCACGCCGAACTGA
- a CDS encoding MipA/OmpV family protein: MSRIRRPLAGLALLLAATGAHAIDLPSMDLPNLAGLAVGVTPECSGCKDTTVGVVPGVRYVTESGRLFEWYGPYAQYNFGGLTGFQWGPVVNLKLGRSDVSDDVVNRLHDIDTTLEFGGFIGYEYDNLHGIPYRFRVNANVLTNAGQVYDGARFNLGATLWVPLSQRFFIGSGIGATWASASYVNTYYGVTDADAAASGLAPFQAGGGNQQVIGWIGAIGQISGHWWGGAGAFMQRLMGDAADSSFVRERGDRNQLTYGAGIGYVW, translated from the coding sequence ATGTCCCGGATTCGCAGACCGCTTGCCGGCCTTGCCCTGCTGCTCGCCGCCACCGGCGCCCACGCCATCGACCTGCCGTCGATGGACCTGCCCAACCTCGCCGGTCTGGCCGTCGGCGTGACGCCCGAATGTTCGGGGTGCAAGGACACGACGGTCGGCGTGGTGCCGGGCGTCCGCTACGTGACCGAATCGGGCCGGCTGTTCGAATGGTACGGCCCGTATGCGCAGTACAACTTCGGCGGCCTGACAGGCTTTCAGTGGGGGCCGGTCGTCAACCTCAAGCTGGGACGCAGCGACGTCAGCGACGATGTCGTCAACAGGCTGCACGACATCGACACCACGCTCGAGTTCGGCGGCTTCATCGGTTACGAGTACGACAATCTGCACGGCATTCCCTACCGTTTCCGCGTCAACGCCAATGTGCTGACCAATGCCGGCCAGGTCTACGACGGCGCACGGTTCAATCTCGGCGCAACGCTGTGGGTGCCGCTGTCGCAACGCTTCTTCATCGGCAGCGGCATCGGCGCCACGTGGGCCAGCGCGAGCTATGTGAATACCTATTACGGGGTCACCGACGCCGACGCGGCCGCGTCGGGCCTGGCGCCGTTCCAGGCCGGCGGCGGCAACCAGCAGGTGATCGGCTGGATCGGCGCGATCGGCCAGATATCGGGTCACTGGTGGGGCGGCGCCGGCGCCTTCATGCAGCGGCTGATGGGCGACGCGGCCGACAGCTCCTTCGTGCGCGAGCGCGGCGACCGCAACCAGCTGACCTACGGCGCCGGTATCGGCTACGTCTGGTAA
- a CDS encoding AsmA-like C-terminal region-containing protein, with protein sequence MQKTRKILIFIALIIILIGLLPLAIPDSLYRNKLVDGLQKRLHGPVQIGHSGIEYAPAPTLVMHDVVVSDPATASIARISVPLSLHNLLHWGREIRGVTLEGGEFSPRFAMQLPEKLRPEADQPRLTQIELKRSTVRVGSGKVGPVDGTLRFAADGQLAELQAGDEAGHLDFHVQPKGQQFAVTLTASGYALPFGYPVQFDRLLMKGLANADGIDIEDIRGDLYGGIVTGRAQLDWRDGWKLAGTLRTNGIQAEPFSKVFSEVTHVSGRLTGEANFAYQADDYRKIFDTAGIDAQFNVTDGMLHNFDLVTPLKSTQPATYARGGQTRFETFTGRLVVRGDTVRIADARLAGGKFSASGQLGILPGRKLDGAIVARLSGGTINVANRITAGGVLKSPELSTASANRPQPQPVNLSTDTPDPEAP encoded by the coding sequence ATGCAAAAAACGCGGAAGATCCTGATTTTTATCGCTTTAATCATCATCCTGATCGGGCTGCTTCCGCTGGCCATTCCCGATTCGCTCTACCGGAACAAGCTCGTCGACGGGCTGCAGAAACGACTGCACGGCCCGGTCCAGATCGGCCACAGTGGTATCGAATACGCACCTGCTCCGACGCTGGTGATGCACGACGTCGTCGTCAGCGACCCGGCGACCGCCAGCATCGCCAGGATCAGCGTCCCGCTTTCGCTCCACAACCTGCTGCACTGGGGACGCGAGATCCGCGGCGTCACCCTCGAAGGCGGCGAGTTCAGCCCGCGCTTCGCGATGCAGCTGCCCGAAAAGCTCCGCCCCGAGGCCGATCAGCCGAGGCTGACCCAGATCGAGCTCAAGCGGTCGACCGTCCGGGTCGGCAGCGGCAAGGTCGGCCCGGTCGACGGCACGCTGCGTTTTGCCGCCGACGGCCAGCTCGCCGAACTGCAGGCCGGCGACGAAGCCGGCCATCTCGACTTCCACGTCCAGCCCAAGGGCCAGCAGTTTGCGGTCACGCTGACCGCGAGCGGCTACGCACTGCCGTTCGGCTACCCGGTCCAGTTCGACCGCCTCCTGATGAAGGGGCTGGCGAACGCCGACGGCATCGACATCGAGGATATCCGCGGCGACCTGTACGGCGGCATCGTGACCGGCCGCGCCCAACTCGACTGGCGCGATGGCTGGAAACTCGCCGGCACGCTGCGCACCAACGGCATCCAGGCCGAACCGTTCAGCAAGGTGTTCAGCGAAGTCACCCACGTCTCGGGGCGCCTCACCGGCGAGGCGAATTTCGCCTACCAGGCCGACGACTACCGCAAGATTTTCGACACCGCCGGTATCGACGCGCAATTCAACGTCACCGACGGCATGCTGCACAACTTCGATCTGGTCACGCCGCTGAAATCGACCCAGCCGGCCACGTACGCGCGCGGCGGCCAGACGCGCTTCGAGACCTTCACCGGCCGGCTCGTCGTGCGCGGCGATACCGTACGGATCGCCGATGCCAGACTCGCCGGCGGCAAGTTCAGCGCCAGCGGTCAGCTGGGCATTCTCCCCGGTCGCAAGCTCGATGGCGCGATCGTCGCGCGGCTGTCCGGCGGTACAATCAACGTTGCCAACCGGATTACCGCCGGCGGCGTGCTCAAGTCGCCCGAACTCTCGACCGCCAGCGCCAACCGGCCGCAGCCGCAGCCGGTCAACCTGAGCACCGACACCCCGGATCCGGAAGCACCGTAA